ATAATCGCGTAAAAAAGTAACTTGGTGCTTGCTACAAGCTAAAAACAAATCGATCTTACTGGCCAAGTTAAATAACTTTAATGCTAAGCGTCCACGAGGTCGATCAATATTGTGAAAAAACACTGCAATTTTGGGGCGGTTGCGCTTAAATCCACAAAGTGTTGCTAACTGAATACCTCCAGCCTCACTATTGCAGAAGACTATGTCATCCGATTTCAGTCGAGATGATAAAGCACGTGCCATTGCCCAATACTCTGGTGAACCTGCTATTTTGGAAAGAAGTTTGTCTACAAAAGAGGCTTGATATCCGGATGGTGTATGAATGCTGGCATTGAGTCTTTGCTTTAAGCTCCACATTACATGCCTAGGACATTTATTGCTCTCAGCTTCGGTAGTAATCTTCTCAAGGTCAATAGATCTATGAAGTACAATGTGATATTTAGTCATAAATATTACAAAAAATATTGCTTTTCATGAAAGAAAAAGATTAAGCTAGGATAGATCTTCAACAAGGCTTTTTTAGCCAATCATCAGTAGCAGTTAAGTTCATTTTACCAGTAACATTACGTATCATATAAACAACTAGCTCCGTTTGTCTATCAGATTTTTTGGGATTTTATAAAGATTATTCAAAGTTATTGTTAGCGTTTGCGCTAGCCCCTAAGAGGGGCTAGCGGTTTCCTTTGGAACTCGCTTTGCAAAATGCCCAACCTAGATACTCGTTTTTGAAGTAAATTCTTAGATAGCTTTGAGTATTTTGCCACCTCATACCGTTTGACTTTAAAGTTAGAACAAACGCGGGTAAGTGGGGAAGTCGGGGGAGTCAAATATATCAGGATTTTTGTGAGAGGGTATCACAGAAGGCAGCTTTCCGGGGGAAGCTTCCCCCAAAAACGTACCGCCCGGATATAACCATTCCCTTCTAAATAAGGTTGACTAACTTTGAATAGGATATTTCCAAGGGTGATGAGACGGAAGCTGTTATTAAAAGCAAAATCTGCTACAATCCTTATCCAGAAGGTTTTTTCTGGCCGTGATATCATGTTCTGATCAACACTTATAAAAAACGAAGAACCTCACCCCGCCCTATGCCTAACGGCACGCTACGCTATCGGGCACCCCTCTCCTTATCAAGGAGAAGGCCAGGGGGCCAAGTCGTTTTTTTGTAAATAATTAGGCGAACTTGATATGAATACTTTTTCCCAATCTCAAAAGCTCAATACTAACAAAAGTTTTTCACTTCACAGTTATTGTTAAAGAAGCGATATGATGCACACTTTGGACAAAGCAAGGGCGATACCCGCTCGTCGCGTCTCTTGCTTTGTGCGATTCGCCCGTATCGCCCTAATTCATATTTCTATAGTGCAACGCCCAAGATTTAACCCGGAAAAACTTTGCGTTTAAAAAAATCTACACGAACACTCCAAGTTCCACTCAAAAATTAATCTTAACCTTCAAGCTGTTTAAGCTCTTTTGTGATGTAATTTACGTAGTGGTCACTATTATGCCGAGTTAGAGCTAATTGATAACCACGTTCAGCTAAAGCATCAGCTTCTTGAGGGTTATTCAACAAATAGATAATAGCTTGTTTTAAGCCTTCAACATCTTCTGGCTTAACCATGATTACTGCATTAGTTTCTACTATATATTGATCGAGTCCAAGAGTGTGAGTGACTATCACAGGACGCCTACACGCCATTGCTTCCATCAATGCCTGTATTCCTGCAGCATAACTATTTTCAAAGATGCTAACCACAATAATATCTGCATCCCGATATAGCTGGACTAACTCCGGCCATTCATAAAATCGGCGTGACATATTTCGTGGTAATTCTTCAGGAAAAGCTCGTTTTAATAAAAGTGCATCGTTGGAGAAACCGCTGATTTTCACATCAATATCTAGATTTGCTGTTGCTGCTGCCAGAGTTCTGTAATCACGTTGTTCTAAACCAACACTAGCGATCATTGGACGCGACTTCTTCGCGGAAGCAGGCTTAGGTGCAAAAAATTTGAGATCGGTTTGATCCCAAACAAAATGAACACGAGATGCGGGTAGGTTTAGATAATCGCGTAAAAAAGTAACTTGGCGCTTGCTACAGGCTAAAAAC
This portion of the Brasilonema sennae CENA114 genome encodes:
- a CDS encoding glycosyltransferase family 4 protein, which gives rise to MTKYHIVLHRPIDLDKIATEAENNKCPRHVMWILKQRLNASIHTPFGYQGSFVDKLVSKIAGSPESWAMARALSSRLESDDIVFCNSEAGGIQVATLCGFKRNRPKIAVFFHNIDRPRGRLALKLFNLASKIDLFLACSKRQVTFLRDYLNLPASRVHFVWDQTDLKFFAPKPASAKKSRPMIASVGLEQRDYRTLAAATANLDIDVKISGFSNDALLLKRAFPEELPRNMSRRFYEWPELVQLYRDADIIVVSIFENSYAAGIQALMEAMACRRPVIVTHTLGLDQYIVETNAVIMVKPEDVEGLKQAIIYLLNNPQEADALAERGYQLALTRHNSDHYVNYITKELKQLEG